One stretch of Acanthochromis polyacanthus isolate Apoly-LR-REF ecotype Palm Island chromosome 16, KAUST_Apoly_ChrSc, whole genome shotgun sequence DNA includes these proteins:
- the nme6 gene encoding nucleoside diphosphate kinase 6 has protein sequence MLLTAGRLSKVLQLTLAVIKPDAVAHPLMMEALHQRILDNNFVVVRCKDLVWRKQDSERFYAEHSGRFFYQRLVEFMSSGPMRAYILAREDAIRHWRDLMGPTKVFRAQYTSPESIRAQFGLTDTRNTTHGSDSVESAQREIGFFFPDFSVDKWMEKEEPSFRSGRIHYDHQNQIHTLSS, from the exons ATGTTACTAACAGCTGGTCGCCTGTCCAAAGTGCTGCAGCTCACCCTGGCGGTCATCAAACCAGATGCTGTGGCTCATCCTCTAATGATGGAG gCTCTTCACCAGAGAATCCTGGACAATAACTTTGTAGTTGTTCGATGCAAAGATCTGGTGTGGAGAAAACAAGACTCTGAGAGGTTTTATGCTGAACATTCAG GGCGATTCTTCTATCAAAGACTTGTTGAATTCATGTCAAG TGGTCCAATGCGAGCGTACATTTTAGCCAGGGAGGACGCCATACGGCACTGGAGAGACCTGATGGGACCCACCAAGGTGTTTAGAGCCCAATATACCTCCCCTGAGTCCATCAGGGCCCAGTTTGGGCTCACAGACACAAGAAATACAACTCATGGATCAG ATTCGGTGGAGTCGGCTCAAAGAGAAATCGGCTTCTTCTTCCCAGATTTCAGCGTGGACAAGTGGATGGAGAAAGAAGAGCCTTCGTTCAGATCGGGACGGATACATTACGACCATCAGAACCAGATTCACACGCTTTCCAGCTGA
- the baalcb gene encoding brain and acute leukemia cytoplasmic protein — MGCGGSRTDALEPRYLESWTKETESTWLTSTDADIPLSSIQSIPSENSEAGYASEKTISPVPDFFEDGIPPPAQAYLKVCSAVSEASLNDVKPSSPPAIQASPQQESVPPSSGTTVQRRSVLHTEEITKWQDNRMSTKQVTITVTQSIHQVDKNGKVKKSLTTYEVMKPVEALKQAATQNT; from the exons ATGGGCTGTGGAGGGAGCAGGACTGATGCTCTGGAGCCTCGATACCTGGAGAGCTGGACTAAAGAGACGGAGTCGACATGGCTGACCAGCACAGACGCCGATATCCCCCTGTCGTCCATCCAGAGCATCCCCTCCGAGAACTCCGAGGCCGGCTACGCTTCTGAGAAAACAATCAGCCCTG TTCCAGATTTCTTTGAAGACGGCATCCCTCCTCCTGCTCAGGCTTACCTGAAGGTCTGCTCAGCTGTATCTGAAGCCAGCCTGAACGACGTGAAGCCCAGCAGCCCGCCTGCTATACAGGCCTCTCCACAGCAGGAGTCGGTGCCGCCTTCATCCGGCACCACGGTGCAGCGCCGGAGTGTTCTGCACACCGAGGAGATT ACCAAATGGCAGGACAATCGCATGTCGACCAAGCAGGTGACCATCACGGTGACGCAGAGCATCCACCAGGTGGACAAGAACGGGAAGGTGAAGAAGTCCCTCACCACCTACGAGGTTATGAAGCCCGTGGAGGCTCTCAAACAGGCGGCCACGCAAAACACTTGA